In Carya illinoinensis cultivar Pawnee chromosome 9, C.illinoinensisPawnee_v1, whole genome shotgun sequence, the following are encoded in one genomic region:
- the LOC122275528 gene encoding protein FAR1-RELATED SEQUENCE 5-like yields the protein MANPFDEDFNPFDHPFEMPPYMPYTPPNYPEDLTREAPPESTAAEFEKNVGCSSRIIDEDVHNADEMVFDINEDLEGTTNVQEDEVRVDAPRSGMEFASVKDLTAYYKHYAKQQGFGVRIQRTRRDDDGRPVYVTVGCARGGKYEPKNSDMSKPRPTTRTDCKARVNATLSKTDKWVFTTVENIHNHVTVNPKKTRLLRSHKVLDEYSQRVLDLNDRAGIRMNKNFLSLVVDAGGYENLQFQEKDCRNYIDKARHLRLGKGGGDALNQYFKRMRDKNDGFVSVMDVDDEGRLRNVFWADARSRAAYEYFGDVVTFDTTYLTNRYGMPFAPFVGVNHHGQSILLGAGLLSSEDTTTFVWLFQMWLDCMNGRAPCSIITDQDRAMKSAIAIVFPNTRHRFCLWHILRKLPEKLGSHAMFNAGLKTDIQTTLYDSQTIHEFEESWGELLEKYDLVGNKWLQALYEERSFWIPVYLKGEFWAGMSTTQRSESMNAFFDGYVHSGTTLKEFVDQFDNALRKKVEVETLADFKSINQTIPCVSHFNIEKQFQSVYTNAKFKELQRELLGLMACNCSLVSTEGSICKYDVLDEISTDELIKTVNYSVYFNEKEVEVRCTCGLFETRGILCRHALRVCQLKKIKELPSVYVLDRWRKDVKRRYTLLRSSYDDHGDREDSRNYELVVKRCLKLATKIASNSEKVHAFLSVVDDFEKTCEDSTVDSTLIHTKEKADVVLDKGKKILSPNVVRGKGRPPSKRRVPHVEKMATKKSKRTCRKILADETGLDDNPGSQHSQFSDGVYVGTQNSIITQSTPPGDENL from the exons ATGGCCAACCCATTTGATGAAGACTTTAACCCATTTGATCATCCATTTGAG ATGCCACCTTATATGCCATACACTCCACCGAATTATCCAGAAGACCTGACACGAGAAGCGCCCCCTGAGTCAACTGCTgctgaatttgaaaaaaatgttggGTGTTCATCACGAATTATTGATGAGGATGTTCATAACGCCGATG AAATGGTATTCGACATAAATGAAGATTTAGAGGGTACCACTAATGTCCAAGAAGATGAGGTACGAGTTGATGCACCCAGATCCGGTATGGAATTTGCAAGTGTGAAAGACCTGACAGCCTATTATAAGCATTATGCGAAACAACAGGGTTTTGGTGTACGGATACAGAGGACTAGgagagatgatgatgggaggCCAGTTTATGTGACAGTTGGTTGTGCCCGTGGCGGAAAGTACGAACCTAAGAACAGTGATATGTCGAAGCCACGACCAACAACTAGGACGGATTGTAAGGCCAGAGTAAATGCGACATTGAGTAAGACTGACAAGTGGGTTTTCACTACTGTAGAAAATATACACAACCATGTAACTGTAAACCCCAAGAAGACTAGGCTATTGCGATCTCACAAGGTTCTAGATGAATACAGCCAAAGGGTCCTTGACTTGAATGATCGAGCGGGTATACGGATGAATAAGAACTTTTTGTCTCTTGTTGTTGATGCTGGAGGTTATGAGAATCTTCAGTTTCAGGAGAAAGATTGTCGGAATTATATTGATAAGGCCAGACATTTACGGTTGGGTAAAGGAGGTGGAGATGCACTTAATCAGTATTTCAAAAGAATGAGAGACAAGAATGATGGGTTCGTTTCTGTCATGGACGTGGATGATGAGGGGAGGTTACGGAATGTCTTTTGGGCTGATGCTCGTAGTCGAGCGGCCTATGAGTATTTTGGCGATGTAGTAACCTTCGATACTACGTACCTAACAAATAGGTACGGGATGCCTTTTGCTCCATTCGTTGGTGTTAACCATCATGGGCAGTCCATATTACTAGGGGCAGGATTGCTTTCGAGTGAGGACACAACCACTTTTGTGTGGTTATTTCAAATGTGGTTGGATTGCATGAATGGTCGGGCCCCCTGTTCCATCATAACCGACCAAGATCGGGCCATGAAGAGTGCTATTGCCATTGTATTCCCCAACACTCGTCATAGATTTTGTTTATGGCATATCTTGCGCAAACTTCCAGAGAAGTTGGGGTCTCACGCCATGTTCAATGCGGGGTTGAAGACTGACATTCAGACAACATTATATGATTCACAGACCATCCATGAATTTGAGGAGAGTTGGGGTGAACTACTTGAGAAGTATGATCTGGTCGGCAATAAATGGCTCCAAGCCTTATACGAGGAAAGGTCTTTTTGGATTCCAGTTTACTTGAAAGGTGAATTTTGGGCTGGTATGAGCACGACCCAAAGGTCagaaagtatgaatgcatttttCGATGGCTATGTGCATTCCGGAACGACATTGAAGGAATTTGTTGATCAGTTTGATAATGCACTTAGAAAGAAGGTCGAGGTCGAGACACTTGCTGATTTCAAATCTATCAACCAGACTATTCCCTGCGTATCTCACTTCAACATAGAGAAGCAATTCCAATCCGTATATACAAATGCAAAATTCAAAGAGCTCCAAAGGGAGTTGCTAGGCTTAATGGCTTGTAATTGTTCGTTGGTAAGCACAGAAGGGTCAATTTGTAAGTACGATGTGTTGGATGAAATTTCTACTGACGAGCTCATTAAAACAGTCAATTACTCAGTATACTTTAATGAAAAGGAGGTGGAGGTGCGATGCACGTGTGGACTATTTGAAACTAGGGGCATTCTATGTCGGCATGCACTTAGAGTTTGTCAGTTGAAGAAGATTAAAGAGCTGCCAAGTGTATATGTGTTGGATCGCTGGAGAAAGGACGTAAAGAGGAGATACACCTTACTCAGAAGTAGTTACGATGACCATGGTGACAGAGAGGATAGTCGGAATTATGAGCTGGTTGTTAAGAGATGTTTGAAATTAGCAACCAAAATAGCTTCAAATTCTGAAAAAGTCCATGCATTCCTAAGTGTTGTTGATGACTTTGAGAAAACATGTGAAGACTCAACAGTAGACTCGACACTCATTCATACGAAGGAGAAAGCAGATGTGGTATTGGATAAGGGGAAAAAGATATTAAGCCCAAATGTGGTACGAGGAAAAGGGAGACCCCCAAGTAAGAGGAGGGTTCCACACGTGGAAAAGATGGCCACAAAGAAAAGCAAACGG ACATGCAGGAAAATCTTGGCAGATGAAACAGGATTGGATGACAACCCGGGATCTCAACACTCCCAATTTTCTGATGGGGTATATGTTGGGACACAAAACAGCATTATTACACAATCCACACCACCAGGGGATGAG AATTTGTGA